CCATTCCGTCTGGCCCAGCAACTGCATCACATAGCCGGACACCATGGGCCCGCGCATGACGGCGGGCCGCTCGCCCAGCATGTAGCCCAGGCTCATGGTCCGCAGCCCGTCCACCTCCACGGGCAAAATCTGCTCCCCGATGGACATCACCTCGGGGTGGTGAACATTGAACAGCGTGGGAACGGAGGGGCCGTGGACATCCGCGTCGAGCAGGCCCACGGACAGCCCCTCGCGCTGGAGCGCGCGCGCCAGCAGGGCGGCCACGGTGGACTTGCCCACCCCCCCCTTGCAGGAGGAGACGGCGATAATGGCGCCGATGTTGTCCAGTTCCAGGGTGGGCTGTTTCTGGACGCGGCGCTGGGCCGTCATGTTCACCTCGACCGTCTCCACGCCGGGCAGGGCGGACACGGCGGCCACGGCCTGCTCGCGAAAGCGGTCCTTGACCGGACAGGCGGGCGTGGTCAGCTCGATGTCGAATTTGACGAGACCGCCCTCGATGGCAAGGTTTTTCACAAAACCCAGGGACACGATGTCCTGCCGGAGGTCGGGGTCAATGATCACTTTCAGTGCTTGAAGTATCTCGGCGGCGGTGGCCATGGCGGCGCTCCTCGCGGTTGGCTGCGGCGCTCTCCGGCTCAGGCGAACAGGTCCGCCTCGAAAAGAAGGCCGCAGTACAGGCATTTGCGGTGGCGGGAATTGCTCACCCGTCCGCAGTTGGGGCATTTCAGGGGATGGCTGGTCAGTTTTCCGTCCTGCTTGCCGTCCCGCAGGTCAATCTCCTGGGCCAGTTGCTCCAGTTCCGCATCGGTAACATTCAGTCTAGCCCGAATCAATTCCCAAAGCGCCTGGTTCAGCAGGGTGAGCCTTTCGACCTGGTCGCGAAGTTCGGTCAGCTCGCTCTTCTGGACATTGAACTTGGCTTCTTGGGCCGACTGGGCGCGCATGGCGTCCCGCGCCTCAGCGGCGGCATGCACCATGGACGCGCCAAAAAAAATCCCCGCCATGTCCTGGCTCCTTTCCCTTCCACCGGTCCCCGCTTTTGAGGCCGGGTACGCTATTCAACGCAGGATTGCAGCAGCCCGAGGTCCAGTTGCGGATATACCGGAAAGCGGCCCAGCAGCCGGGCAACCCGGCTCCGCGCCTCCTCGCGGACCGCCGCGTCCAGCGTGTACTTCTTCTTGCTGGGCTTGCCCGCGTTGTCCCCGGTGGTCAGCAGGGCGGCCTTCGTGCCGTCCAGCACAAACTTGATGATGTCCGCAATCTCCGCCATCTCCTCCGGACCCATGCCCAGCGTGGTGACTGCGGGCGTGCCGATGCGCAGCCCGCTGGTGATCATCGGGCCGTTCGGGTCGTAGGGCAGCGAGTTGTAGTTCAGGGTGACGCCGCACTCGCGCAGGGCCGACGCCGCCTGGGTGCCCGTCAGCCCGCAGCTCGCCGCCACGTTGATCAGCATCAGGTGGTTGTCCGTGCCGCCCGTGGCCAGGGTGAAGCCCCGCGCCGTGAGCGCCGCCGCCAGGGCGCGGGCGTTCGACACGATTTTCGCGGCGTACTCCTTGAACTCGGGCCGGTTCGCCTCGGTGAGCGCCACCGCCTTGGATGCCATGACGTGGGGGAGGGGGCCGCCGATGACCAGCGGGCAGCCCTTGTCCACATACTCCGCGAACTCCTTCACGCACAGCACGATGCCGCCGCGCGGGCCGCGCAGGGTCTTGTGCGTGGTCGAGGTGACGACATGCGCGTGGGCCACGGGGTTGGCGTCGCCCTGGAAAACCCCGCCCGCCACCAGCCCCGCGAAATGCGCCATGTCCACCATGAACACCGCGCCCGCCTTGTCGGCGATTTCGCGCATGCGCCGGAAATTGATTTCCCGGGGGTAGGCGCTGTAACCCGCCAGCAGGATCAGCGGTTTCACCTCCAGGGCCATGCGCTCCAGCGCTTCGTAGTCCAGCAGGCCCGTCTCCCGGTTCACGGCGTAGCTGTACGCGTCAAACATCTTCGCGGAGAGGTTGCGCCGGTAGCCGTGGGTCAGGTGCCCGCCCGAGTAGTAGTCCATGCCCATGAGCCGCTGGTTGTTCAGCGCGGCCCGCACCTTTTCCCAGTCCGCCTGGGACATGTGCGCGATGTTGGTGACGCCCATCTGCTCCAGGGTGGGCACCTCGACCCGCGCCGTCAAAATGGCCCAATAGGCCACCATGTTCGCGTCCGCGCCGCTGTGGGGCTGGACATAGGCATGCTCGGCCCCGAAAAGTTTCCGGGCCTGCTCGCAGGCATAGGCCTCCACCGCGTCCACATTGTCGCAGCCCTCATAGAACCGCTGGTGGGGGATGCCCTCGGCGTATTTGTCCGTCAGCAGGTTGCCCATGGCCAACTGCGTGGCCAGGGAGCAGTAGTTCTCACTGGCGATTAACTTCAGATACCGGCGCTGGTCCGCCAGTTCCTGCACGACGGCTCGCGCGGCGACGGGGGCCGTGCGGCTGATTTCCGTCAACTGGGCCAGATAAGCCACCAGTCCGGGCTCCACTTTTTCCGGCGGCGTCTGCGTCAAATACTGCGTCAGGGCGTTCTGGGGCACGGCGACATCCTCATGCAAAGGTTGGAAAACAAAACACGTCGGGCGCGTGCGCGCCGCCCCTATAGGATACCTTCCGGAGGGCGGTTTAGGCAAACAATAACCCCGTTTTGCTCCAACTTGGCGCGGACAACTTTTCCTGCTCCTGCTCCTGCTCCTGCTCTTGCTCCAAACAACGCTTTGCCGGGTAAC
The sequence above is a segment of the Candidatus Hydrogenedentota bacterium genome. Coding sequences within it:
- a CDS encoding zinc ribbon domain-containing protein, translating into MAGIFFGASMVHAAAEARDAMRAQSAQEAKFNVQKSELTELRDQVERLTLLNQALWELIRARLNVTDAELEQLAQEIDLRDGKQDGKLTSHPLKCPNCGRVSNSRHRKCLYCGLLFEADLFA
- a CDS encoding glycine hydroxymethyltransferase; translated protein: MSFTQKPCHSVRGLFLQEHPPALKRHPLQRGNYSANASDPNQVTRQSVVWSKSRSRSRSRKSCPRQVGAKRGYCLPKPPSGRYPIGAARTRPTCFVFQPLHEDVAVPQNALTQYLTQTPPEKVEPGLVAYLAQLTEISRTAPVAARAVVQELADQRRYLKLIASENYCSLATQLAMGNLLTDKYAEGIPHQRFYEGCDNVDAVEAYACEQARKLFGAEHAYVQPHSGADANMVAYWAILTARVEVPTLEQMGVTNIAHMSQADWEKVRAALNNQRLMGMDYYSGGHLTHGYRRNLSAKMFDAYSYAVNRETGLLDYEALERMALEVKPLILLAGYSAYPREINFRRMREIADKAGAVFMVDMAHFAGLVAGGVFQGDANPVAHAHVVTSTTHKTLRGPRGGIVLCVKEFAEYVDKGCPLVIGGPLPHVMASKAVALTEANRPEFKEYAAKIVSNARALAAALTARGFTLATGGTDNHLMLINVAASCGLTGTQAASALRECGVTLNYNSLPYDPNGPMITSGLRIGTPAVTTLGMGPEEMAEIADIIKFVLDGTKAALLTTGDNAGKPSKKKYTLDAAVREEARSRVARLLGRFPVYPQLDLGLLQSCVE